In the Streptomyces sp. cg36 genome, one interval contains:
- a CDS encoding ATP-binding cassette domain-containing protein, whose translation MTRIDKKSGRTGTGAAHAVTVRGLVKHFGDTKALDGVDLDVREGTVLGVLGPNGAGKTTLVRCLSTLIVPDAGTATVAGYDVVRQPRQLRRTIGLTGQYASVDEKLSGLENLYMIGRLLDLSRKEARARSEELLERFSLTEAAKRPAMTYSGGMRRRLDLAASMIGHPAVLYLDEPTTGLDPRTRNEVWDEVQRMVAEGATVLLTTQYMEEAEQLANELTVIDRGRVIANGGINELKAKVGGRTLQIRPSDPAQLGAMARAIAEAGLDGVAGSQAVPDEGLLNVPILSDEQLTAVVGLLGGRGFGIAHIGTHLPSLDEVFLAITGQKPTHETDSESTGTTEEVAA comes from the coding sequence ATGACGCGAATCGACAAGAAGTCCGGCCGAACGGGGACCGGCGCGGCCCACGCCGTCACCGTGCGGGGGCTGGTGAAGCACTTCGGCGACACCAAGGCGCTGGACGGCGTGGACCTGGACGTCCGCGAGGGCACGGTCCTCGGGGTCCTCGGGCCCAACGGAGCCGGCAAGACGACCCTGGTGCGCTGCCTGTCCACCCTGATCGTGCCCGACGCGGGCACCGCCACCGTGGCCGGTTACGACGTGGTGCGCCAGCCCCGCCAGCTGCGCCGCACCATCGGCCTCACCGGGCAGTACGCCTCGGTGGACGAGAAGCTCTCCGGCCTGGAGAACCTGTACATGATCGGGCGGCTGCTCGACCTCTCCCGCAAGGAGGCGCGCGCCCGGTCCGAGGAACTGCTGGAGCGCTTCTCACTGACCGAGGCGGCCAAGCGGCCCGCCATGACCTACTCGGGCGGCATGCGCCGCCGCCTCGACCTGGCCGCCTCGATGATCGGCCACCCGGCCGTGCTCTACCTCGACGAGCCGACCACCGGCCTGGACCCCCGGACCCGCAACGAGGTGTGGGACGAGGTCCAGCGGATGGTGGCCGAGGGCGCGACCGTGCTGCTCACCACCCAGTACATGGAAGAGGCCGAGCAGCTGGCCAACGAGCTGACGGTGATCGACCGCGGCAGGGTCATCGCCAACGGCGGCATCAACGAACTGAAGGCGAAGGTCGGCGGGCGCACCCTGCAGATCCGCCCCTCGGACCCGGCGCAGCTGGGCGCGATGGCGCGGGCCATCGCCGAGGCCGGTCTGGACGGCGTCGCGGGCAGCCAGGCCGTCCCGGACGAGGGCCTGCTCAACGTGCCGATCCTCAGCGACGAACAGCTGACCGCGGTGGTCGGGCTGCTCGGCGGGCGCGGCTTCGGCATCGCCCACATCGGCACCCATCTGCCCAGCCTGGACGAGGTGTTCCTGGCCATCACCGGCCAGAAGCCCACGCACGAGACGGACTCCGAGAGCACCGGCACGACCGAGGAGGTCGCGGCATGA
- the panB gene encoding 3-methyl-2-oxobutanoate hydroxymethyltransferase produces the protein MTQQLEAAQNPPAVRSDSSKALYGGKSTRRVTIHDIAAAKARGEKWPMLTAYDAMTASVFDEAGIPVLLVGDSMGNCHLGYETTVPVTLDEIAMLSAAVVRGTSRALVVADLPFGTYQEGPVQALRSATRLIKETGVGAIKLEGGERSLAQTELLVQSGIPVMSHLGLTPQSVNAMGYRVQGRSDEAAHQLLRDAKAAQDAGAFAVVLELVPAEVAAEITRSLHIPTVGIGAGAECDAQVLVYTDMVGLTGGKVPRFTKQYADLRRVLGDAAKEFAGEVVGGAFPAEEHTFH, from the coding sequence ATGACGCAACAACTTGAGGCTGCGCAGAATCCGCCCGCGGTACGTTCCGACAGCAGCAAGGCGCTGTACGGGGGCAAGTCCACGCGCCGCGTCACCATCCACGACATCGCCGCCGCCAAGGCGCGCGGCGAGAAGTGGCCCATGCTCACCGCCTACGACGCGATGACCGCGTCGGTCTTCGACGAGGCCGGGATCCCGGTGCTGCTGGTCGGCGACTCGATGGGCAACTGCCACCTCGGCTACGAGACGACCGTCCCGGTCACGCTCGACGAGATCGCCATGCTCTCCGCCGCCGTCGTCCGGGGCACCAGCCGCGCGCTGGTCGTCGCGGACCTGCCGTTCGGCACCTACCAGGAGGGTCCGGTGCAGGCCCTGCGCAGCGCCACCCGCCTGATCAAGGAGACCGGCGTCGGGGCGATCAAGCTGGAGGGCGGCGAGCGCTCGCTGGCCCAGACCGAGCTGCTGGTGCAGTCGGGCATCCCCGTCATGTCCCACCTGGGTCTGACCCCGCAGTCCGTGAACGCCATGGGCTACCGGGTGCAGGGCCGCTCCGACGAGGCCGCCCACCAGCTGCTGCGCGACGCCAAGGCCGCCCAGGACGCGGGCGCCTTCGCGGTGGTGCTCGAACTCGTACCGGCCGAGGTGGCCGCCGAGATCACCCGCTCCCTGCACATCCCCACCGTGGGCATCGGCGCGGGCGCGGAGTGCGACGCGCAGGTGCTCGTCTACACCGACATGGTCGGCCTGACCGGCGGCAAGGTGCCGCGCTTCACCAAGCAGTACGCGGACCTGCGCCGGGTCCTCGGGGACGCGGCGAAGGAGTTCGCGGGCGAGGTCGTGGGCGGGGCGTTCCCCGCCGAGGAGCACACCTTCCACTGA
- a CDS encoding endonuclease/exonuclease/phosphatase family protein gives MTRADVTETGNGSAEGERSGSRVRRLLDGWRGDPGIWRRGLVLAGLAVLIALVILVHAKIPNRIGNLGSLTETFLPWLGIFVPVLLGLALWRRSATALIALVLPACVWLNLFGGLLTDKESKGGDLVVATHNVNADNPDPAGTARKLVASGADVLALEELPGDRVEAYARALSAAYPHHSVQGTVGLWSKFPLSEAEPVDIKLGWTRAMRATVATPEGKVKVYVAHMPSVRVKLSAGFTARQRDASADALGDAIAHEPLRKVVLLGDLNGTMNDRALTNITSQMRSTQGAAGNGFGFTWPASFPMARIDQIMVKGVEPKSSWTLGRTPSDHLPIAARLKV, from the coding sequence ATGACGCGGGCGGACGTGACGGAGACGGGGAACGGCAGCGCGGAGGGCGAGCGCTCCGGATCCCGGGTCCGGCGCCTGCTCGACGGCTGGCGGGGCGATCCGGGCATCTGGCGGCGCGGTCTGGTCCTCGCCGGGCTCGCGGTGCTGATCGCGCTGGTCATCCTGGTCCACGCGAAGATCCCCAACCGGATCGGCAACCTGGGCAGTCTGACCGAAACCTTTTTGCCGTGGCTGGGAATCTTCGTCCCGGTGCTGCTCGGCCTCGCCCTGTGGCGCCGCTCGGCGACCGCCCTGATCGCCCTGGTGCTCCCCGCCTGCGTCTGGCTCAACCTCTTCGGCGGGCTGCTCACCGACAAGGAGAGCAAGGGCGGCGACCTGGTGGTCGCCACCCACAACGTGAACGCCGACAACCCCGACCCGGCCGGGACCGCCCGGAAGCTGGTGGCCTCCGGCGCCGACGTCCTCGCCCTGGAGGAGCTGCCCGGCGACCGCGTCGAGGCGTACGCGCGGGCGCTGTCCGCCGCCTACCCGCACCACTCGGTCCAGGGCACGGTGGGCCTCTGGTCCAAGTTCCCGCTCAGCGAGGCGGAGCCGGTCGACATCAAGCTCGGCTGGACCCGCGCCATGCGCGCCACCGTCGCCACGCCCGAGGGCAAGGTCAAGGTGTACGTGGCGCACATGCCCTCGGTGCGGGTGAAGCTCAGCGCCGGGTTCACCGCCCGCCAGCGGGACGCCAGCGCGGACGCCCTGGGCGACGCGATCGCGCACGAGCCGCTCCGGAAGGTCGTCCTGCTCGGCGACCTCAACGGCACCATGAACGACCGCGCCCTGACCAACATCACCTCGCAGATGCGCTCCACCCAGGGCGCGGCGGGCAACGGCTTCGGCTTCACCTGGCCCGCCTCGTTCCCGATGGCCCGGATCGACCAGATCATGGTCAAGGGGGTCGAGCCGAAGTCGTCCTGGACGCTGGGCCGCACCCCGAGCGACCACCTGCCGATCGCCGCGCGCCTCAAGGTCTGA
- a CDS encoding NAD+ synthase has protein sequence MPQLRLALNQIDSTVGDIAANAEAVVHWTRHCAEQGAHLVAFPEMMLTGYPVEDLALRPSFVEASRTALTALAARLAAEGLGEVPVVVGHLDRSPDRARYGKPAGSPRNGGAVLHRGEVVLRYAKHHLPNYGVFDEFRYFVPGDTLPVVRVHGVDVALAICEDLWQDGGRVPATRSAGAGLLLSINASPYERDKDDTRLELVRKRAQEAGCTTAYLAMVGGQDELVFDGDSIVVGPDGGVVARAPQFSEGAMLLDLELPAAGPVPSGTVDDGLRIEHVTLSEEPVPAYPPTLTGGLTGRLDDDEEVYSALVVGLRAYAAKNGFASVLIGLSGGIDSALVAAIACDAVGAANVYGVSMPSPYSSEHSRSDAADLARRTGLNLRTVGIEPMFAAYMTALGLTGLAEENLQSRLRGTMLMAISNQEGHLVLAPGNKSELAVGYSTLYGDSVGGYGPIKDVYKSDVFRLAKWRNGAAAERGETPPIPENSITKPPSAELRPDQVDTDSLPDYPVLDAVLALYVDGDRGRAEIVAAGFDAELVTRVLRMVDAAEYKRRQYPPGTKISAKGFGKDRRLPITNRWRESG, from the coding sequence GTGCCCCAACTACGTCTCGCTCTGAATCAGATCGACTCGACGGTCGGCGACATCGCCGCCAACGCCGAGGCGGTCGTGCACTGGACACGGCACTGCGCCGAGCAGGGGGCGCACCTCGTCGCGTTCCCCGAGATGATGCTGACCGGCTACCCGGTGGAGGACCTGGCCCTGCGGCCGTCCTTCGTCGAGGCGTCCCGGACCGCGCTGACCGCGCTCGCGGCCCGGCTGGCCGCCGAGGGGCTCGGGGAGGTGCCGGTGGTCGTCGGCCACCTCGACCGCTCCCCCGACCGCGCCCGCTACGGCAAGCCCGCGGGCTCCCCGCGCAACGGGGGCGCCGTGCTGCACCGGGGCGAGGTGGTGCTGCGCTACGCCAAGCACCACCTGCCCAACTACGGCGTCTTCGACGAGTTCCGCTACTTCGTGCCGGGCGACACCCTGCCCGTCGTGCGAGTCCACGGCGTCGACGTGGCGCTGGCGATCTGCGAGGACCTCTGGCAGGACGGCGGCCGGGTCCCGGCCACCCGGTCCGCCGGGGCCGGGCTGCTGCTCTCGATCAACGCCTCCCCGTACGAGCGGGACAAGGACGACACCCGGCTCGAACTGGTCCGCAAGCGCGCCCAGGAGGCGGGCTGCACCACCGCGTACCTGGCGATGGTCGGCGGCCAGGACGAGCTGGTCTTCGACGGCGACTCGATCGTGGTCGGCCCGGACGGCGGGGTCGTGGCGCGCGCCCCGCAGTTCTCCGAGGGCGCCATGCTGCTCGACCTGGAGCTCCCGGCGGCGGGCCCGGTCCCGTCCGGCACGGTGGACGACGGGCTGCGGATCGAGCACGTCACCCTCTCCGAGGAGCCGGTCCCGGCGTACCCGCCGACGCTCACCGGCGGGCTCACCGGGCGTCTGGACGACGACGAGGAGGTCTACTCGGCGCTGGTCGTGGGGCTGCGCGCCTACGCGGCCAAGAACGGCTTCGCCTCGGTCCTGATCGGCCTGTCCGGCGGGATCGACTCGGCGCTGGTCGCGGCGATCGCCTGCGACGCGGTGGGCGCGGCGAACGTGTACGGCGTGTCGATGCCGTCCCCGTACTCCTCGGAGCACTCCCGCAGCGACGCGGCCGACCTCGCCCGCCGCACCGGTCTGAACCTGCGCACGGTGGGGATCGAGCCGATGTTCGCCGCGTACATGACCGCGCTCGGGCTGACCGGGCTCGCCGAGGAGAACCTCCAGTCGCGGCTGCGCGGCACGATGCTGATGGCGATCTCCAACCAGGAGGGCCATCTGGTCCTCGCGCCGGGCAACAAGTCCGAGCTGGCGGTGGGGTATTCGACGCTGTACGGCGACTCGGTGGGCGGGTACGGCCCGATCAAGGACGTCTACAAGTCGGACGTCTTCCGCCTCGCCAAGTGGCGCAACGGGGCGGCGGCCGAGCGGGGCGAGACGCCGCCGATCCCGGAGAACTCGATCACCAAGCCGCCCAGCGCCGAGCTGCGCCCGGACCAGGTCGACACCGACTCGCTGCCGGACTACCCGGTCCTGGACGCGGTCCTCGCCCTGTACGTGGACGGCGACCGGGGCCGCGCGGAGATCGTCGCGGCGGGCTTCGACGCGGAGCTGGTCACCCGGGTGCTGCGGATGGTGGACGCCGCCGAGTACAAGCGGCGCCAGTACCCGCCGGGCACGAAGATCTCCGCGAAGGGCTTCGGCAAGGACCGCCGGCTGCCGATCACCAACCGCTGGCGCGAGTCGGGCTGA
- a CDS encoding multicopper oxidase family protein translates to MSAHHTRRAVLGTAVAAAGGALLTACSDSGAMNGMDHGAGPGGATPGAPGGYVDPAGPEVAAAEARRGGGPVREVRLTATAAPLDLGAGRTVRSWAYGDRLPGQEVRVTAGDTLAVTLANHLPQATSLHWHGLALRNDMDGVPGLTQRPVAPGASFRYRFAVPHPGTYWFHPHSGVQQDTGLYAPLIVEDPKEPLAYDREWVVVLDDWVDGVDGSTAEGVLAELRAGMDGGSGHGAGHGSSSGSGSGSGSGSGGHDMAGMAGMSMADATPGPTRPAGPSRMLMGARSEALGGDAGDVAYPYYLVNGRAPDAASAFAAKPGERVRIRIVNAGGDTAFRVVLGGHELTVTHADGFPVRHTTTDALLIGMGERYDVLVTAGDGVFPLVALAEGKNGAALAVLRTGSGAAPGATVRPGELTRRLLTTDALRPDPSVALPARGPDRTVRLALTGGMAKYDWAFDGRPYRPDVRHPVRAGERVRLVFANTTDMWHPVHLHGHTFALAGGAGGARKDTAVVRPGATLSVDFDADNPGLWMVHCHNAYHAEAGMMTVLGYRR, encoded by the coding sequence ATGTCCGCACACCACACTCGCCGTGCCGTTCTCGGTACGGCCGTCGCCGCCGCGGGCGGCGCCCTGCTCACCGCCTGCTCGGACTCCGGCGCCATGAACGGCATGGACCACGGCGCCGGGCCGGGCGGCGCCACCCCGGGCGCGCCCGGCGGCTACGTCGACCCGGCCGGGCCGGAGGTCGCCGCCGCCGAGGCCCGCCGGGGCGGCGGTCCCGTACGCGAGGTACGGCTCACCGCCACCGCGGCGCCGCTCGACCTGGGCGCCGGACGGACCGTCAGGTCCTGGGCGTACGGCGACCGGCTGCCCGGCCAGGAGGTCCGGGTCACCGCGGGCGACACGCTCGCCGTGACCCTCGCCAACCATCTGCCGCAGGCGACCTCGCTGCACTGGCACGGGCTCGCCCTGCGCAACGACATGGACGGGGTGCCGGGCCTGACCCAGCGCCCGGTCGCGCCCGGCGCCTCCTTCCGGTACCGGTTCGCGGTGCCGCACCCCGGCACGTACTGGTTCCACCCGCACTCCGGCGTCCAGCAGGACACCGGTCTGTACGCCCCGCTGATCGTCGAGGACCCGAAGGAGCCGCTGGCGTACGACCGGGAGTGGGTCGTGGTCCTGGACGACTGGGTCGACGGGGTGGACGGCTCCACCGCCGAGGGGGTGCTGGCGGAGCTGCGCGCCGGGATGGACGGCGGCAGCGGCCACGGCGCGGGCCACGGCTCCAGTTCCGGCTCCGGCTCCGGCTCCGGCTCCGGCTCCGGCGGCCACGACATGGCGGGCATGGCCGGGATGTCGATGGCCGACGCGACTCCCGGCCCCACCCGTCCCGCGGGCCCCTCGCGCATGCTGATGGGCGCGCGCAGCGAGGCGCTCGGCGGGGACGCGGGCGATGTCGCGTATCCGTACTACCTCGTCAACGGCCGCGCCCCGGACGCCGCTTCGGCCTTCGCGGCCAAGCCGGGCGAGCGGGTGCGGATCCGGATCGTGAACGCGGGCGGGGACACCGCGTTCCGGGTGGTGCTGGGCGGCCACGAGCTGACCGTGACCCACGCCGACGGCTTCCCGGTCCGGCACACCACGACGGACGCGCTGCTGATCGGCATGGGCGAGCGCTACGACGTCCTGGTGACCGCCGGGGACGGGGTGTTCCCGCTGGTGGCGCTGGCCGAGGGGAAGAACGGGGCCGCGCTCGCCGTGCTGCGCACCGGCTCCGGCGCCGCGCCCGGCGCCACGGTGCGGCCCGGGGAGCTGACCCGGCGGCTGCTGACGACCGACGCGCTGCGCCCGGACCCGTCGGTGGCGCTGCCCGCGCGCGGGCCCGACCGCACGGTGCGGCTCGCGCTGACCGGCGGGATGGCGAAGTACGACTGGGCCTTCGACGGGCGGCCGTACCGCCCGGACGTGCGCCACCCCGTGCGGGCGGGCGAGCGGGTGCGCCTGGTGTTCGCCAACACCACGGACATGTGGCACCCGGTCCATCTGCACGGCCACACCTTCGCCCTGGCGGGCGGCGCGGGCGGGGCCCGCAAGGACACGGCGGTGGTCCGGCCGGGGGCCACCCTGTCGGTCGACTTCGACGCGGACAACCCCGGCCTGTGGATGGTCCACTGCCACAACGCCTACCACGCGGAGGCGGGCATGATGACCGTCCTCGGCTACCGCCGCTAG
- a CDS encoding DUF998 domain-containing protein: protein MSRGGAGVRPAVVLLALGALAYTAWALEVLLHTGLDPVQTYVSELAAADQPLGGLFRATDLAAGALVLAGAGWALWRCERRAWSVAGWTGLVLFGAATVADSRLPLSCAPTVDPECAARETAGLVPATHTAHAISSSLAMTGALAAVVALTVAARRYRRWAALARYGPVLVVLELAVTVWTLTAIAAFQAGRGTWALGAGQRAQVLLVAVWLGVLAYAVARENRV, encoded by the coding sequence ATGTCCAGAGGTGGAGCGGGCGTGCGGCCCGCGGTGGTCCTGCTCGCGCTCGGCGCGCTCGCGTACACGGCCTGGGCGCTCGAAGTGCTCCTCCACACCGGGCTCGACCCGGTGCAGACCTACGTCAGTGAACTCGCCGCCGCCGACCAGCCGCTCGGCGGCCTGTTCCGGGCCACCGACCTCGCGGCCGGGGCGCTGGTCCTGGCCGGGGCGGGCTGGGCGCTGTGGCGGTGCGAGCGGCGGGCCTGGTCGGTGGCGGGCTGGACCGGACTCGTCCTGTTCGGCGCCGCGACCGTCGCCGACTCGCGGCTCCCGCTGAGCTGTGCGCCCACCGTGGACCCCGAGTGCGCGGCCCGCGAGACCGCCGGACTCGTCCCCGCCACCCACACCGCGCACGCCATCAGCAGCAGCCTGGCGATGACGGGGGCGCTGGCGGCCGTGGTGGCGCTCACCGTCGCCGCCCGCCGCTACCGCCGCTGGGCGGCGCTCGCCCGGTACGGTCCGGTGCTCGTCGTCCTCGAACTGGCCGTCACCGTCTGGACGCTGACCGCGATCGCCGCCTTCCAGGCCGGGCGCGGCACCTGGGCGCTGGGCGCCGGGCAGCGGGCCCAGGTGCTGCTCGTGGCCGTGTGGCTGGGGGTGCTCGCGTACGCGGTGGCGCGCGAGAATCGCGTATGA